Part of the Buchnera aphidicola (Mindarus keteleerifoliae) genome, ATTCCAATTCTTTTTTAAGAAATTTTATTTCTTCTACAGAAATAATCATAGGAAACATAATTTTTATTTTTCCAAATGCCGAAGCTCTTAATAATGCTCTTAATTGAGTATGTAAAATATCTTTTCTATCAATTAAAATTCTAATTGCTCTCCATCCTAAAAATGGATTTTCTTCTTTAGGAAGATTCATATAAGGAATATTTTTATCTCCTCCAATATCTAAAGTTCTAATAATAACAAATTTTCCTTTCATAGATTTTGCTACAGATTTATAAGCAGAAAATTGTTCTTCTTCAGAAGGAAGTGAGTTTCTTTCCATAAATAGAAATTCTGTTCTATATAATCCTATGCATTCGGCTCCATACTTTTTAGCATTGTAGATATCTCTTATGCTGCTAATGTTAGCACCAATTTCTATTTTGTGATTATCTAATGTGATAGCCGGATATTTTTTTAGTTTGAGTAATTTGTTTTTTTCTAATAAAAAAATTCTTTTTTTCTTTTTGAATTTTTTTATTAATAAAGAATCGGGATTAATAAAAATTTGATTATTAATACTATCTAAAATTAAAAAATCTCCATTTTTAACTTTTTTAGTAATATTAGTTGTTCCAACAATAGCTGGTAATTCTAAAGATCTAGCTATGATGGATGAATGCGATGTTTTACCTCCTAAATCAGTAATAAATCCTATTATTTTTTTTATGTTAATTTGTGTTGTTTCTGAAGGTGTTAAATCTTTAGCAATTAGAATTACTTGATCTGATATATTTTTTAAATCAACAATCTTAAATTTTAAAATATTTTTTAATAATCTATTACTAATATCTTTGATATCGATAGCTCTATTTTTTAAATATTCGTCATTTAAATTCTCTAGTTCATCTACTTGTTTTTTAAAAATTGTATAAACTGAAAATTCAGCAGAAGCATTATTCCGTTTTATATAAGAAACGATTTCTTTAGTTAATTCTTCATCTTGAAGTAACATAATGTGACCTTCAAAAATAGATTCTTTTTCTTTTCCAAGATTTAATGCTGTTTGTAACTTTATTTGCTCTAATTGTTTTATTGATTTTTTTTTAGCAATAATGAATTTTTCTATCTCTTTGTTTAATTCATTTAGAGAAATTTTTTTTTGATTAATAACAATAGGTTCTTCTTTGATTAGTAATGCTTTACCAAAAGCGATACCTGGAGATGCTATGATACCAGAAATCATAATATTACCTTAAATATAATGATAGCTTATTTTGGGGAAATTGAACTTTAATATTTTAATATTCTTTTTTTTAAAAAGAAAATTTATTCTTTCAGTTCAGAAATTAATTTAACTAAAGATTCAACAGCTTTTTTTTCATCTTCTCCTTCTGCGGATATATTAATTTTAGAACCTTTGATTAAGCCTAATGTTTGTAGTTTAAACAAACTTTTTGCGTTTACAATTTTTTTATCTTTTTCTACAGTAATGTAGGATTTAAATTTTTTTGCTTCCTTTACAAACTGAGCTGCTGGTCGGATATGTAATCCATTGGATAACTTTATTTCTACTATTTTTTGAAACATAATTGTTTCCTTAAAAGAATTAATGATTGATTTTTTATCAAAGCTAATTTTTATTTTAAACACAAAAATTTTTGAAACTATTTTAAAAAATTAAGCAAATAAAGCAGTGCTTAAATATCTTTCTCCTGAAGAAGGTAAAATTACCACTATTTTTTTTTCTTTAAATAAAGGGTTTTGATTAATTTTTACAGCAGCAGCTACAGCAGCTCCTGAAGAAATACCAGCTAAAATTCCTTCTTTTTTCATTAATTTTCGAGCGAATTTTATTGCTTCTTCATCGCTAATTAATACGATCTTATCGATTAAATTTAAGTCTAAATTTTTTGGAATAAATCCTGCTCCAATTCCTTGAATTTTATGAGAAGTAATAGGATAATTTTTATTATATTTTACATTGGTAATTATAGGAGAATTTTTTGGTTCTACAGCTATACTTAATATTTTTTTGTTTGTTTTTTTATTAAAAAATCGATTTACCCCTGTAATGGTACCTCCAGTTCCAACACCTGAAACAAAAATATCTATTTTTCCCTTCATATCTTTCCAAATTTCAGGTCCTGTAGTTTTTTCATGTATTTTAGGATTGTCAGGATTTTCAAATTGTTTTGTATGAAAGTATTTTTTAGGATTTAATGAAATGATTTCTTTTAATTTTTTAATAGCTCCTTTCATACCTTGTTTTCCATTAGTTAAAATTAAATTAGCTCCTAACATTTTAAGTAAATTTATTCTTTCTTTTGACATAGTTTCAGGCATAGTCAGAGTTATTTTGTAATTTTTTGAAGCCGCAACACAAGCTAAAGAAATTCCTATATTTCCGCTGGTTGCTTCTATTAAATGGTGATTTTTTTTAAGTTTTCCTCGTTTTTCTGCATTTTTGATTATATTTTCGCTAACTCTACATTTTACACTAAAACCAGGATTTCTAGATTCTATTTTTGCAAAAATATTTCCATTTCCTATATGATTTAATTTAACAATAGGAGTTTTTCCGATAGTTAAAGAGTTATTTTCGTATGTTTCGTACATAATTTTTCGTTTATCTTTAATATTTATTTGAAATGCGTAATTTTACCGTTTTTTTTTAAAAAAGAATGCAAATTAGCAAATTTTCTTTCAAAATTTTTATAAAAATATTTATTTGATTTAGTTAAAAAAAATTTAATAATTTTTTTTAAAAGAAATTATTATTTTTATAAATAAAATTTTATAAGTATTTGTTTTTTAAAAAATGTTTAATAAAAATTTTTTTATAAAATTAAATTTTATGACATTTTTTTTGATAAAAATTAGGGCTTTTTAAAAAATTTTTTATATTTAAAATTTTTTAATTGAAAGAGTATGTTAACATTAAAATAATAGAAAA contains:
- a CDS encoding HPr family phosphocarrier protein, with translation MFQKIVEIKLSNGLHIRPAAQFVKEAKKFKSYITVEKDKKIVNAKSLFKLQTLGLIKGSKINISAEGEDEKKAVESLVKLISELKE
- the cysK gene encoding cysteine synthase A — translated: MYETYENNSLTIGKTPIVKLNHIGNGNIFAKIESRNPGFSVKCRVSENIIKNAEKRGKLKKNHHLIEATSGNIGISLACVAASKNYKITLTMPETMSKERINLLKMLGANLILTNGKQGMKGAIKKLKEIISLNPKKYFHTKQFENPDNPKIHEKTTGPEIWKDMKGKIDIFVSGVGTGGTITGVNRFFNKKTNKKILSIAVEPKNSPIITNVKYNKNYPITSHKIQGIGAGFIPKNLDLNLIDKIVLISDEEAIKFARKLMKKEGILAGISSGAAVAAAVKINQNPLFKEKKIVVILPSSGERYLSTALFA
- the ptsI gene encoding phosphoenolpyruvate-protein phosphotransferase PtsI; this translates as MISGIIASPGIAFGKALLIKEEPIVINQKKISLNELNKEIEKFIIAKKKSIKQLEQIKLQTALNLGKEKESIFEGHIMLLQDEELTKEIVSYIKRNNASAEFSVYTIFKKQVDELENLNDEYLKNRAIDIKDISNRLLKNILKFKIVDLKNISDQVILIAKDLTPSETTQINIKKIIGFITDLGGKTSHSSIIARSLELPAIVGTTNITKKVKNGDFLILDSINNQIFINPDSLLIKKFKKKKRIFLLEKNKLLKLKKYPAITLDNHKIEIGANISSIRDIYNAKKYGAECIGLYRTEFLFMERNSLPSEEEQFSAYKSVAKSMKGKFVIIRTLDIGGDKNIPYMNLPKEENPFLGWRAIRILIDRKDILHTQLRALLRASAFGKIKIMFPMIISVEEIKFLKKELEFVKNKLQKEKYKFDEKIKIGIMIETPAAAIIANHLSKEVDFFSIGSNDLTQYTLAVDRGNDLISHLYDPMSPSVLNLIKRVTDASHSEGKWTGICGELAADKNATVLLIGMGINEFSMSSTSIPYVKNIIRKTTFKKSSEIANLALKKSTSKEILEIIQQFN